The window CTCGAATGCATGCTGTCGAGCTCTTGCGTGTTGACCATTAATTCAGGGACCCGGACATGGAACTGGTTGTAAAAAGCGTTAGCCCAGAAACGTTGAAAACCGCCACTCTGGTAGTCGCCGTCGGCGAAGGCCGCAAGCTCGGCGCTGTTGCCAAACAACTCGACGAACTGAGCGGCGGCGCCATCAGTGCTGTGCTCAAGCGCGGCGACCTGGCGGGCAAAGTCGGTCAAAGCCTGTTGTTGCACAGCCTGCCGAACCTCAAGGCTGAACGCGTGCTGCTGGTAGGCGTGGGCAAAGACGAAGAGCTGGGCGACCGCCCGTTCCGCAAAATCATCGCCGGCATCCTCAACACCCTTAAAGGCCTGGGCGGCAGCGACGCCGTGCTGGCCCTGGACGAAGTCGTGGTCAAAGGCCGTGACAGCTACGGCAAGACCCGCCTGCTGGCCGAAACCCTGGTGGACGGCGAATACACGTTCGATCAGTTCAAGAGCCAGAAAGCCGAGCCTCGCAGCCTGAAAAAGATCACCCTGGTGACCATCAAGGCTGCACAAGCTGAAGTCGAGCGCGCCGTGGCCCACGCCACCGCCATCGCCAACGGCATGGCGTTCACCCGTAACCTGGGCAACCTGCCGCCAAACATCTGCCACCCGACGTTCCTCGGTGAGCAAGCGAAGAACCTGGGCAAAGAATTCAAGAGCCTGAAAGTCGAAGTCCTTGATGAGAAGAAGATCAAGGACCTGGGCATGGGTTCGTTCTACGCCGTCGGCCAGGGCAGCGCCCAGCCACCACGCCTGATCGTCATGCAATACAACGGCGGCAAGAAATCCGAGAAGCCGTATGCACTGGTCGGCAAAGGCATCACTTTTGACACTGGCGGCATCAGCCTGAAACCGGGCGCCGGCATGGATGAAATGAAGTACGACATGGGCGGCGCTGCCAGCGTATTCGGTACGCTGCGTGCGGTGCTCGAGCTGAAACTGCCGATCAACCTGGTGTG of the Pseudomonas frederiksbergensis genome contains:
- a CDS encoding leucyl aminopeptidase; the encoded protein is MELVVKSVSPETLKTATLVVAVGEGRKLGAVAKQLDELSGGAISAVLKRGDLAGKVGQSLLLHSLPNLKAERVLLVGVGKDEELGDRPFRKIIAGILNTLKGLGGSDAVLALDEVVVKGRDSYGKTRLLAETLVDGEYTFDQFKSQKAEPRSLKKITLVTIKAAQAEVERAVAHATAIANGMAFTRNLGNLPPNICHPTFLGEQAKNLGKEFKSLKVEVLDEKKIKDLGMGSFYAVGQGSAQPPRLIVMQYNGGKKSEKPYALVGKGITFDTGGISLKPGAGMDEMKYDMGGAASVFGTLRAVLELKLPINLVCILACAENMPSGNASRPGDIVTTMSGQTVEILNTDAEGRLVLCDALTYSERFKPQAVIDIATLTGACVVALGSHTSGLLGNNDELIGQLLSAGQSADDRAWQLPLFDEYQEQLDSPFADIANIGGPKAGTITAACFLSRFTKNLNWAHLDIAGTAWTSGGKDKGATGRPVPLLTQYLLDRAKA